From a single Lolium rigidum isolate FL_2022 chromosome 7, APGP_CSIRO_Lrig_0.1, whole genome shotgun sequence genomic region:
- the LOC124672200 gene encoding probable magnesium transporter NIPA1 — MVMSLDNLRGFALATSSSAFIGSSFVIKKIGLKKAGDAGVRAGSGGYSYLYEPLWWIGMVTMILGEVANFAAYAFAPAILVTPLGALSIIFSAVLAHFILNERLHMFGVVGCALCVVGSVDIVLHAPKEKKIDSVSEIWQLATEPGFIVYSCLAVALALVLMFWVVHHTEQRKMLAYIAICSLFGSLTVISVKAVAIALKLSFNGVNQFVYVQTWFFIAVVIICCLVQLNYLNKALDSFNTAVVAPVYYVMFTILTIFANMIMYKDWDSQNATQIASEVCGFVTIVAGTFLLHKTRDMGNTQPNPDSLRADCELQNHS; from the exons ATGGTGATGTCTCTAGACAATTTGAGGGGCTTCGCATTAGCCACATCATCAAGTGCTTTTATTGGATCAAGCTTTGTGATCAAGAAGATTGGGCTGAAGAAAGCTGGGGATGCTGGGGTAAGAGCAG GTTCTGGAGGCTACTCATACTTGTATGAACCATTATGGTGGATAGGAATGGTAACTA TGATTCTGGGCGAGGTGGCAAACTTCGCAGCATATGCATTTGCTCCTGCAATACTAGTTACTCCTCTCGGAGCATTGAGCATCATTTTTAG CGCAGTGCTTGCACATTTCATTTTGAATGAGAGGTTGCATATGTTTGGTGTGGTTGGTTGTGCATTGTGTGTTGTTGGCTCAGTTGATATAGTTTTGCATGCCCCCAAGGAAAAAAAGATCGATTCAGTTAGCGAAATATGGCAGCTCGCAACTGAACCAG GTTTCATAGTGTATTCTTGCTTGGCTGTAGCACTTGCACTTGTTTTAATGTTCTGGGTTGTTCATCATACTGAGCAAAGGAAAATGCTCGCATATATTGCAATATGTTCACTATTCGGGTCTCTGACG GTTATCAGTGTAAAAGCAGTGGCTATTGCCTTAAAGCTCTCATTTAATGGAGTTAACCAATTCGTCTATGTCCAGACGTGGTTCTTTATTGCTGTTGTAATTATATGCTGTTTAGTTCAGCTGAATTATTTGAACAAG GCCTTGGATTCATTCAATACAGCTGTGGTTGCCCCTGTATATTATGTGATGTTCACCATTCTTACTATTTTCGCGAACATGATCATGTACAAG GACTGGGACTCTCAGAATGCAACACAGATAGCAAGCGAGGTATGTGGGTTTGTGACAATTGTTGCTGGAACATTCCTTTTGCACAAGACCAGAGATATGGGGAACACACAACCTAACCCAGATTCTCTGAGAGCGGATTGTGAACTCCAGAATCATAGCTAG